The Nocardia sp. XZ_19_385 genome window below encodes:
- a CDS encoding alpha/beta fold hydrolase codes for MSAWNRIDRGDGRPLVLLHGAGGSARNWLPVVERLAERRRVIALDFPGFGRTPLPDRVDFSMDWAMEQLAGEFERLGFDGPVDVAGNSMGGWFALEAAKRGMARSVVAIAPAGLWTDGMPPLLFAQFQALLLGGMLTRGPGIGWMAVPLIRHTGLSLVVRHPERMSRREGMLMVRDLDRSRVALRLAVRHARPLRFEDGREIDVPVTVAFGTHDRMLTRGVSQLREELPAHTRWVTLPGCGHVPMSDDPALVARTILDGSGIARSTLEVGA; via the coding sequence ATGAGTGCATGGAATCGCATCGACCGGGGAGATGGACGACCGTTGGTGCTGCTGCACGGGGCGGGTGGGAGTGCGCGGAATTGGCTGCCGGTGGTCGAGCGGCTGGCTGAGCGTCGGCGGGTGATCGCCTTGGATTTCCCTGGATTCGGTAGGACGCCGCTGCCCGATCGCGTCGACTTCAGCATGGATTGGGCGATGGAGCAGTTGGCGGGGGAGTTCGAGCGGCTCGGGTTCGATGGTCCGGTGGATGTGGCGGGGAACTCGATGGGCGGCTGGTTCGCGCTGGAGGCGGCCAAGCGGGGGATGGCGCGGTCGGTGGTCGCGATCGCGCCGGCGGGTCTGTGGACCGACGGTATGCCGCCGCTGCTGTTCGCGCAGTTCCAAGCGCTTCTGTTGGGGGGCATGCTGACCCGGGGTCCAGGAATCGGGTGGATGGCCGTGCCGTTGATCCGGCATACCGGCCTGTCGTTGGTGGTCCGGCACCCCGAGCGGATGTCGCGGCGGGAAGGGATGCTCATGGTCCGGGATTTGGACCGTTCCCGTGTCGCCTTGCGGCTGGCGGTGCGGCATGCGCGTCCGCTGCGGTTCGAGGACGGCAGGGAGATCGACGTGCCCGTCACCGTCGCGTTCGGAACGCACGACCGGATGTTGACGCGCGGTGTCAGCCAGCTGCGTGAGGAACTGCCCGCGCACACTCGCTGGGTGACGTTGCCCGGATGCGGGCATGTGCCGATGTCCGACGATCCCGCGCTGGTCGCGCGAACCATCCTGGATGGCAGCGGTATCGCGCGGTCCACCCTGGAGGTCGGGGCATAA
- a CDS encoding MMPL family transporter yields MRNRLVAIAGWSAARPWPAIVGWFVFVALCLGIGMGIGGKPATTEDFWIGEAGRGEAIATSGGLQQRPVERVLITNHGTRLDAAADSAAREISDRMRALPEVESVAAPVYSTDGSALRVDVTMVGGELEADHHVAALRAQTELVQRANPGLLIEETGGPSVSKATDALRARDLTRTEMIAVPVTLLTLLVVFRSVALALVPLLLAFSSIAAAVGLSMPASHLFPDNGVGTSIILLIGLAVGVDYTLFYLKRAREERARSGGRLSSRALVEIAAATSGRAVVVSGLAVAVSSATLYLADDVIFSSIATAAILVTLVSVASSLTALPALLTVLTDRAGRAASVHRESSQGGRFTGFVLRRIAAKPAAALIVSVLAMLGLTAPLLGLELTDMGRETHPRIIPAMQTFDRLNAAFPELKSMHQIVVTADPALANDVSNALRALAERAADDPVRIGAAQLRTSADGRVQLLELPVPHYVSDRAAQQSLERVRADYVPATLGALGDVEYAVTGDVARYADYPEHQKQKLPLIIAALLLVTFALTAAAFRSLVLGVIGVVLNLLSAGAALGLLTLVFQHTWAETLLDFDSTGTIGSRVPLLLFVILFGLSMDYQVFVLSRIQEAVQNGAPTRQAVLEGVGGSAGVVTSAAFVMVTVFASFVPLHIMEMKQMGFALAAAVLLDAFVIRIVILPALLLLLGDRTWWPGSPAVTNAGRVPVKVG; encoded by the coding sequence ATGCGAAATCGCTTGGTAGCCATAGCCGGTTGGAGTGCGGCCCGCCCGTGGCCGGCCATTGTCGGATGGTTTGTATTCGTGGCGCTGTGCCTCGGGATCGGGATGGGCATCGGCGGGAAGCCCGCGACCACCGAGGACTTCTGGATCGGCGAGGCAGGGCGCGGTGAGGCGATCGCCACCTCGGGTGGATTGCAGCAGCGGCCGGTGGAGCGCGTGCTGATCACCAACCACGGGACGCGGCTGGATGCGGCCGCCGACAGCGCGGCGCGGGAGATCAGCGACCGGATGCGGGCGCTGCCGGAGGTCGAATCCGTTGCCGCGCCGGTGTATTCGACTGACGGGTCGGCCTTGCGAGTCGATGTGACGATGGTCGGCGGGGAGCTCGAAGCCGATCATCATGTGGCGGCACTGCGGGCGCAGACCGAGCTGGTGCAGCGGGCGAACCCGGGGCTGCTGATCGAGGAGACGGGTGGGCCCTCTGTCAGCAAAGCGACCGACGCGTTGCGGGCACGGGATCTGACTCGTACCGAGATGATCGCGGTGCCGGTCACTCTGCTCACACTGCTGGTGGTCTTCCGGTCGGTGGCGTTGGCGCTGGTGCCGTTGCTGCTGGCATTTTCCTCCATCGCCGCCGCCGTCGGGTTGTCGATGCCTGCCTCACATCTGTTCCCGGACAACGGAGTCGGTACCAGCATCATCCTGCTCATCGGGCTGGCGGTCGGCGTCGACTACACGCTCTTCTATCTGAAGCGGGCGCGAGAGGAGCGCGCTCGCTCCGGCGGCAGGCTGAGCTCCCGGGCGTTGGTCGAGATAGCCGCCGCGACCTCGGGCCGGGCCGTCGTGGTGTCGGGACTCGCCGTCGCGGTCTCCTCCGCGACCTTGTATCTGGCCGATGACGTGATCTTCTCCTCGATCGCCACCGCCGCGATCCTGGTCACGCTGGTCTCGGTGGCCAGCTCGCTCACCGCGCTGCCCGCACTGTTGACGGTGCTCACCGATCGGGCCGGGCGGGCCGCATCCGTGCACCGCGAATCGTCGCAGGGCGGACGATTCACCGGGTTCGTGTTGCGCAGGATCGCGGCGAAGCCCGCTGCCGCACTGATTGTTTCAGTGCTCGCCATGCTCGGGCTCACGGCACCGCTGCTCGGCCTCGAACTCACCGATATGGGACGCGAAACCCACCCACGCATCATTCCGGCCATGCAGACCTTCGATCGACTGAATGCCGCCTTCCCGGAGCTGAAGTCGATGCACCAGATCGTCGTGACGGCGGACCCGGCACTGGCGAACGACGTCTCGAACGCGCTGCGCGCCTTGGCCGAACGGGCCGCGGACGACCCGGTGCGGATCGGCGCCGCCCAGCTGCGCACCTCGGCCGACGGCCGCGTCCAACTGCTGGAACTGCCTGTGCCGCACTATGTCAGCGACCGTGCGGCGCAGCAGTCACTCGAACGAGTCCGCGCGGACTACGTGCCGGCCACGCTCGGCGCACTCGGGGATGTCGAATACGCGGTCACCGGCGACGTCGCCCGCTACGCCGACTATCCGGAGCATCAGAAGCAGAAACTGCCGCTGATCATCGCGGCGCTGCTCCTGGTGACCTTCGCTCTGACCGCCGCGGCATTCCGCTCCCTCGTCCTCGGCGTGATCGGTGTGGTGCTGAACCTGCTGTCGGCCGGCGCCGCGCTCGGCCTGCTGACCTTGGTCTTTCAGCACACCTGGGCCGAAACCCTGCTCGATTTCGACTCGACCGGCACGATCGGATCCCGGGTTCCGTTGCTGCTGTTCGTGATCCTGTTCGGCCTGTCGATGGACTATCAGGTCTTCGTGCTGAGCCGGATCCAGGAAGCCGTGCAGAACGGTGCGCCCACCCGGCAAGCCGTGCTCGAGGGTGTCGGCGGTTCGGCGGGTGTGGTCACCAGCGCCGCGTTCGTCATGGTGACGGTATTCGCCAGCTTCGTCCCGCTGCACATCATGGAGATGAAGCAGATGGGCTTCGCGCTCGCGGCGGCCGTGCTGCTCGACGCGTTCGTCATCCGGATCGTGATCCTGCCTGCGCTGCTACTGCTCCTGGGTGATCGAACCTGGTGGCCGGGATCCCCTGCGGTCACCAACGCAGGCCGTGTGCCGGTGAAAGTAGGCTGA
- a CDS encoding response regulator transcription factor, which translates to MAERLRLILADDHEVMRAGIAALLAPEPTIEIVGEAADGSEAIALVERLKPDVALLDLRMPVLDGVAATREIADRTTTQVLILTTYDTDADIERAIEAGAIGYLLKDTSRDQLVDAIHAASRGRTVLAPRVAERLVARIRRPDPVTLTAREIDVLHAVADGLSNPDIGKRLTIAEATVKTHLLRIFAKLDVSDRTHAVVVAMDHGLLSRPPR; encoded by the coding sequence ATGGCCGAACGCCTCCGCCTGATCCTCGCCGACGACCACGAGGTCATGCGCGCGGGCATCGCGGCCCTGCTGGCCCCCGAACCGACCATCGAGATCGTCGGCGAGGCGGCGGACGGCAGCGAGGCGATCGCCCTCGTCGAACGCCTGAAACCCGATGTGGCACTGCTCGATCTGCGCATGCCGGTCCTCGACGGCGTCGCTGCCACCCGCGAAATCGCCGACCGCACCACCACCCAGGTACTGATCCTCACCACCTACGACACCGACGCCGACATCGAACGCGCCATCGAAGCCGGAGCCATCGGCTACCTGCTCAAGGACACCAGCCGCGACCAACTCGTCGACGCCATACACGCCGCATCCCGCGGCCGCACCGTCCTGGCCCCGCGCGTCGCCGAACGGCTGGTCGCACGCATCCGCCGCCCCGACCCGGTCACCCTGACCGCCCGCGAAATCGACGTCCTGCACGCGGTCGCCGACGGCCTGTCCAATCCCGACATCGGCAAGCGCCTCACCATCGCCGAAGCCACCGTCAAGACCCACCTGTTGCGCATCTTCGCGAAACTCGACGTCAGCGACCGCACGCACGCCGTCGTCGTCGCCATGGACCACGGCCTGTTATCCCGACCCCCTCGATAG
- a CDS encoding helix-turn-helix domain-containing protein, with the protein MSSIVPSSALGPEGICRLAKPDSYQGLRSHCVAERIWLSTVEVAARLKVPPKTLAAWASTGHGPKYARIGRFRRYRLSDLVGWEQEQVDRTSPPHARRACCCAHEQWLSTDEVSMRLKIPKKTLAAWAGRSRGPRFARMGRHRRYREADLEAWERQRLADT; encoded by the coding sequence ATGTCCTCCATCGTCCCATCTTCCGCCCTTGGTCCTGAGGGGATCTGTCGGCTAGCGAAGCCCGATTCGTACCAGGGTCTGCGCTCCCATTGCGTCGCTGAGCGGATCTGGCTCAGCACGGTCGAGGTCGCTGCGCGCTTGAAGGTCCCTCCTAAAACCCTCGCGGCTTGGGCTTCCACAGGGCATGGACCGAAATATGCACGCATAGGCCGCTTTCGGCGCTATCGGCTGTCCGACCTCGTCGGCTGGGAACAAGAGCAAGTGGATCGGACATCGCCGCCACACGCTCGGCGTGCTTGTTGCTGCGCGCATGAACAGTGGCTGAGTACGGATGAGGTCTCCATGCGGTTGAAGATCCCGAAGAAGACGTTGGCGGCCTGGGCAGGCAGGAGTCGTGGCCCGCGGTTCGCGCGGATGGGCAGGCATCGTCGTTATCGGGAGGCCGATCTCGAGGCGTGGGAGCGGCAGCGATTGGCTGACACCTGA
- a CDS encoding acyltransferase family protein — protein MRVGDGWHEELDGALAKNNDVRGRLRARMLMPRLPRRAEPVRRVANSSVAPEYRHDLDGLRGLAIALVVVFHVWMGRVSGGVDVFLVLSGFFFTGMLVRRSEIKRTLLRTGRRLLPALTVVLVTVLGATAIARPYTQWGDISGQTLASALYYQNWFLAGAELDYLAPDPSVSPLQHLWSMAVQAQFYLVILVVVAVWARRSGQRMLLLAGLIGAGAVSFWYAAEGAAQHQAWTYYDSGARAWELLAGAALAVAAPWIKVPHSARAVLAILGLAMVISCGMLIDGASRFPGPAALFPVAAAVALIVSGMGTAPWVNRLLAALVLVRLGGLAYALYLWHWPVLIFYLAQYGKVTPGLQGGLLVVGVSLVLAVLTERYVETPLRQRGYTEGMRYRRGVGFVTAMAGVGVLVAALGWQAVLKANPAHAPEALDAVQYPGAAVLFAGAVAEPERMRPTVFEAQKDAPRPTSDGCITPNRDVRVCTYGDENAARTIALVGGSHSEHWLPTLEVLAAEHRFRIVTYLKEGCPLTLVDEPSYALAPFPECREWSVEVLDRLAGERPDWVFLTATRPRTDDGDTVPPEYLDIWSALSERALNVLAVRDTPWPRRDGVTYRALDCLAHRGTAYSCGIDRATALTPENPAAQPASAYPNVFPVDLTDAICRPDRCLAAEGNILVYRDEHHISASFARTLAPELGRQIGAITQWW, from the coding sequence ATGCGGGTCGGGGACGGTTGGCATGAGGAGTTGGACGGTGCTCTCGCGAAGAACAACGATGTCCGCGGCAGGCTGCGGGCCCGCATGCTGATGCCGCGGCTGCCGCGCCGCGCGGAGCCCGTGCGGCGGGTCGCGAATTCGAGTGTGGCACCGGAGTATCGGCACGACCTGGACGGATTGCGTGGTCTCGCAATAGCGCTGGTCGTGGTCTTCCACGTGTGGATGGGGCGGGTGTCCGGCGGGGTCGACGTTTTTCTGGTGCTGTCGGGGTTCTTCTTCACCGGAATGCTGGTGCGCCGCAGCGAGATCAAGCGGACGCTGCTGCGGACCGGGCGGCGGCTGCTGCCCGCGCTCACGGTGGTGCTCGTCACGGTTCTCGGTGCGACGGCGATCGCGCGGCCCTACACGCAGTGGGGTGACATCTCGGGGCAGACGCTGGCTTCGGCGCTCTACTATCAGAACTGGTTTCTGGCGGGGGCCGAGCTGGACTATCTGGCGCCGGATCCGTCCGTCAGTCCGCTGCAACACCTTTGGTCGATGGCGGTGCAGGCGCAGTTCTACCTGGTGATTCTGGTGGTCGTGGCGGTGTGGGCGCGGCGGTCGGGTCAGCGAATGCTGTTGCTGGCGGGGCTGATCGGGGCGGGTGCGGTGTCGTTCTGGTACGCCGCCGAGGGTGCCGCCCAGCATCAGGCCTGGACCTATTACGACAGCGGCGCCCGCGCCTGGGAGCTGCTGGCGGGTGCGGCGCTCGCGGTGGCGGCGCCGTGGATCAAGGTTCCACATTCGGCGCGAGCGGTGCTGGCGATTCTCGGTCTCGCCATGGTGATTTCGTGCGGCATGCTGATCGACGGTGCGTCCCGGTTTCCGGGACCTGCGGCGCTGTTTCCGGTCGCGGCCGCTGTCGCGCTGATCGTTTCGGGGATGGGGACGGCGCCGTGGGTGAATCGGCTGCTGGCCGCGCTCGTGCTGGTGCGGCTCGGTGGGCTGGCTTATGCGCTGTACCTGTGGCATTGGCCGGTGCTGATCTTCTACCTGGCCCAGTACGGGAAGGTGACGCCCGGACTGCAAGGTGGGCTGCTGGTGGTCGGGGTATCACTGGTGCTGGCGGTGCTCACCGAGCGGTATGTCGAAACTCCGCTGCGGCAGCGCGGTTACACCGAGGGCATGCGCTATCGGCGCGGCGTCGGGTTCGTGACCGCGATGGCCGGTGTCGGGGTGCTTGTCGCGGCGCTCGGCTGGCAGGCGGTGCTGAAGGCCAATCCGGCGCATGCGCCCGAAGCCCTCGATGCCGTCCAGTATCCGGGTGCGGCAGTGCTTTTCGCCGGAGCGGTGGCCGAGCCCGAGCGCATGCGTCCCACTGTCTTCGAAGCGCAGAAGGACGCGCCACGGCCCACCTCCGACGGCTGCATCACCCCGAATCGCGACGTCCGCGTCTGCACTTACGGTGACGAAAACGCCGCACGCACCATCGCTTTGGTCGGCGGCTCGCATTCCGAGCACTGGCTGCCGACGCTGGAAGTCCTTGCCGCCGAACACCGATTCCGCATCGTCACCTACCTCAAGGAGGGCTGCCCGCTCACCCTGGTCGACGAGCCCTCCTACGCGCTGGCGCCGTTCCCGGAATGCCGCGAATGGTCCGTCGAGGTCCTGGACCGGCTCGCCGGCGAGCGCCCGGACTGGGTCTTTCTCACCGCAACCCGTCCGCGAACCGACGACGGCGACACCGTCCCACCCGAATACCTCGACATCTGGTCGGCCCTGTCCGAGCGCGCCCTCAACGTCCTCGCCGTCCGCGACACCCCCTGGCCGCGCCGCGACGGCGTCACCTATCGCGCGCTCGACTGCCTCGCCCACCGCGGCACCGCCTACAGCTGCGGCATCGACCGCGCCACCGCCCTCACCCCCGAAAATCCCGCCGCCCAACCAGCCTCCGCCTACCCCAACGTCTTCCCCGTCGACCTCACCGACGCCATCTGCCGCCCCGACCGCTGCCTCGCCGCCGAAGGCAACATCCTGGTCTACCGCGACGAACACCACATCTCCGCCAGCTTCGCCCGCACCCTCGCCCCGGAGCTGGGTCGGCAGATCGGTGCCATCACGCAGTGGTGGTAA
- a CDS encoding NAD(P)-binding domain-containing protein yields the protein MSTPTTPSVTILGQGVRAAGLARILADHTLVTVWDENSDVRVQAAVTSAAVILLCTDDPEAAARILTHADPHLASRDVVNLTSSTESQVRQLATQVTARGGRYLGGALMGHPEHVGRSETVLVYSGSPDLFQQHRQVLETLGSATFLGSDPATATLYETAMLNFAWATLVGYLHSAALLRTADIPAMTMTPLLTHWMSTTIAPVISDYAQQIDGRRYPGAEEWLELDAPLMDHLIQTAEERGVDPRLPQLVRSLTRAGIAAGFGAQSFASLIEIVRTPTAER from the coding sequence ATGTCTACGCCAACAACACCTTCGGTCACCATTCTCGGGCAGGGCGTGCGGGCTGCAGGCCTAGCGCGGATTCTCGCCGACCACACCCTGGTCACGGTCTGGGACGAGAACAGCGACGTCCGCGTCCAAGCAGCCGTTACCTCCGCTGCGGTGATCCTGCTGTGCACGGACGACCCCGAGGCCGCAGCTCGGATCCTCACCCACGCCGATCCGCACCTCGCATCCCGAGATGTCGTGAACCTCACCTCGAGCACCGAATCGCAAGTTCGGCAGCTGGCTACCCAGGTGACCGCGCGCGGCGGACGATACCTCGGCGGTGCGCTCATGGGGCACCCCGAGCATGTCGGGAGATCCGAGACTGTGCTCGTCTACAGCGGCTCGCCGGACCTGTTCCAGCAACACCGGCAGGTGCTCGAAACACTGGGTAGCGCAACCTTTCTGGGATCGGATCCGGCCACCGCCACGCTCTATGAGACCGCCATGCTCAACTTCGCGTGGGCGACCCTCGTCGGATATCTCCACAGCGCCGCGCTGCTTCGCACGGCCGATATCCCGGCAATGACGATGACACCGCTGCTGACCCACTGGATGTCGACGACGATCGCGCCTGTGATCAGCGACTACGCACAGCAGATCGACGGCCGTCGCTATCCGGGCGCGGAGGAATGGCTCGAGCTCGACGCTCCGCTCATGGATCACCTGATACAGACCGCCGAAGAGCGCGGCGTCGACCCCAGACTTCCTCAGCTGGTCAGGTCCCTGACTCGCGCCGGCATCGCCGCGGGTTTCGGCGCGCAGAGCTTCGCCAGCCTCATCGAGATCGTCCGCACGCCGACTGCCGAGCGCTGA
- a CDS encoding sensor histidine kinase: protein MDQLPRTDDRIRILRRWYNGCWMLFGLCPPAVAVHDRIDATKYGTWALVAVLGVGFLILQLFPRNPLVRPSGFLGLLVLVLGATATLLDGGAAFFIVSLPMFWIYSRTPRQAIGYLVAGAVATLIGTVAGPPVSPGNAVFTLIGLAGGVLIGLWMDRVLAQSDERAHVLGAELERTQSELAVAHQRQGAAEERERLAREIHDTLAQGFASIIVLAEAARSGIENDPAASAKQLLSIERTARENLTEARVLVGAAPAGGGATAGIAQSLRRILDRYVEDTGLIVHAELADIECDQPTRIALLRCTQESLANVRKHAGASTVSVVLARGPSGLELEITDDGIGFTPNEARGFGLNGMRNRLTELGGELTVTSSPGEGTRIFASLPSNDRN, encoded by the coding sequence ATGGACCAGCTACCACGTACCGACGACCGGATACGGATCCTGCGGCGGTGGTACAACGGCTGCTGGATGCTGTTCGGCCTGTGCCCACCGGCGGTCGCCGTGCACGACCGCATCGATGCCACCAAGTACGGCACGTGGGCGCTGGTCGCCGTGCTCGGCGTAGGTTTCCTGATCCTGCAATTGTTCCCCCGCAATCCACTGGTGCGGCCGAGCGGCTTCCTGGGGCTGCTCGTCCTGGTGCTCGGTGCGACGGCGACCCTGCTCGACGGCGGTGCGGCGTTCTTCATCGTGTCGCTGCCGATGTTCTGGATCTACAGCCGGACGCCACGGCAGGCGATCGGCTACCTCGTCGCAGGCGCGGTGGCCACGCTGATCGGAACAGTCGCAGGACCGCCGGTGTCGCCGGGCAATGCGGTGTTCACCCTGATCGGTTTGGCGGGCGGCGTGCTGATCGGGCTGTGGATGGACCGGGTGCTCGCGCAGAGTGATGAGCGCGCCCACGTCCTCGGCGCGGAACTGGAACGCACGCAATCGGAATTGGCCGTGGCGCACCAGCGGCAGGGCGCGGCCGAGGAACGCGAACGGCTCGCACGCGAAATCCACGACACGCTCGCCCAGGGCTTCGCGTCCATCATCGTGCTGGCCGAGGCGGCCCGGAGCGGCATCGAGAACGATCCGGCGGCCAGCGCCAAACAGCTGCTGTCCATCGAACGCACGGCACGCGAGAACCTCACGGAGGCAAGGGTTCTCGTCGGGGCTGCTCCGGCAGGCGGCGGCGCGACCGCGGGGATCGCGCAGTCGCTGCGGCGCATCCTGGATCGATACGTCGAGGACACCGGGCTGATCGTGCACGCCGAGCTGGCCGACATCGAATGCGATCAGCCCACCCGGATCGCTCTGCTGCGCTGCACTCAGGAATCGCTGGCCAATGTGCGCAAGCACGCGGGGGCGAGCACCGTGAGCGTGGTCCTGGCTCGCGGTCCATCCGGCCTGGAACTCGAAATCACCGACGACGGAATCGGATTCACCCCGAACGAGGCCCGCGGCTTCGGCCTGAACGGCATGCGCAATCGCCTCACCGAACTCGGCGGTGAACTCACCGTGACGAGTTCACCCGGCGAAGGCACCCGCATCTTCGCGTCCCTACCCTCGAATGATCGGAACTGA
- a CDS encoding MFS transporter: protein MESNTVRDPRRWWVLAVLCLSLLVLMIDGTVLNLAIPSMITELGATPSDIQWILDAYVLVFAGLLLTAGSLSDRFGRRKMLIIGLTLFGLASFGAVLATDPWQVVAARAAMGVGGAVLMPSTLSILMTTFDEDERRTAMAAWSTVSMVGIVLGPTLGGLLLQHYWWGSVFLLNIPVAILAIAAAYLLMPETYGDQRPVDPVGVILSIVALTSAIWVIIEREWNLPVIALAVVAAAGFILWEKRSEHPMLPLGVFRNRDFSGTAATLLLMVFGMGAIMLMLTQYLQFVLGYGPMKAGLALLPYAVAAAVCNGLGATLGKKLSNKTLIVSGLVIMSLAFAILALSENYTMILASMLVMGIGGGLAGPAAYASIMNAIPLEHAGVGSAMNDTLQQVGMAISIALLGSVLASVFTDHMPSEVPEAARESIGSAFQLGYIEQAKEAFTTAMSYGAWISAGFTIAAALLGMVLLRTKPAATAEPTKEDAPLPL, encoded by the coding sequence GTGGAATCGAACACTGTACGAGACCCGCGTCGCTGGTGGGTCCTAGCTGTCCTCTGTCTGTCCCTGCTCGTCCTGATGATCGACGGCACCGTCCTCAACCTGGCCATCCCCTCGATGATCACCGAGCTCGGCGCCACCCCGTCCGACATCCAGTGGATCCTCGACGCCTACGTGCTGGTCTTCGCCGGACTACTGCTCACCGCCGGCAGCCTCTCCGACCGCTTCGGCCGCCGGAAAATGCTGATCATCGGCCTGACCCTGTTCGGCCTCGCCTCCTTCGGCGCGGTCCTGGCCACCGACCCCTGGCAGGTCGTCGCCGCCCGCGCGGCCATGGGCGTCGGCGGCGCGGTGCTCATGCCCTCGACCCTGTCCATCCTCATGACCACCTTCGACGAAGACGAACGGCGCACCGCCATGGCCGCCTGGTCCACCGTCTCCATGGTCGGCATCGTCCTCGGCCCCACCCTGGGCGGCCTTCTGCTGCAGCACTATTGGTGGGGCTCGGTGTTCCTGCTGAACATCCCCGTCGCCATCCTCGCCATCGCCGCCGCCTACCTGCTCATGCCCGAAACCTACGGCGACCAGCGCCCCGTCGACCCAGTCGGCGTCATCCTGTCGATCGTCGCCCTCACCTCCGCCATCTGGGTGATCATCGAACGCGAATGGAACCTCCCCGTGATCGCCCTCGCCGTCGTCGCCGCGGCCGGCTTCATCCTCTGGGAAAAACGCAGCGAACATCCGATGCTCCCGCTCGGCGTATTCCGCAACCGCGACTTCAGCGGCACCGCCGCCACCCTGCTCCTGATGGTGTTCGGCATGGGCGCCATCATGCTGATGCTCACCCAGTACCTGCAGTTCGTCCTCGGCTACGGCCCCATGAAAGCCGGCCTCGCCCTACTCCCCTACGCCGTCGCCGCCGCCGTCTGCAACGGCCTCGGCGCCACCCTCGGCAAAAAACTCAGCAACAAGACCCTCATCGTCTCCGGCCTGGTCATCATGTCCCTGGCCTTCGCCATCCTCGCCCTCAGCGAGAACTACACGATGATCCTGGCCAGCATGCTCGTCATGGGCATCGGCGGCGGCCTCGCCGGCCCAGCCGCCTACGCCTCCATCATGAACGCCATCCCCCTCGAACACGCCGGCGTCGGCTCCGCGATGAACGACACCCTCCAGCAAGTCGGCATGGCGATCTCCATCGCACTGCTCGGCAGCGTCCTGGCAAGCGTCTTCACCGACCACATGCCCTCCGAGGTCCCCGAAGCAGCGCGCGAATCCATCGGCAGCGCATTCCAACTCGGATACATCGAGCAAGCGAAGGAAGCGTTCACGACCGCGATGTCGTACGGCGCGTGGATCAGCGCGGGCTTCACCATCGCCGCGGCACTGCTCGGAATGGTGCTGTTGCGCACCAAGCCCGCGGCTACCGCCGAACCCACCAAGGAGGACGCCCCACTCCCCCTCTAG
- a CDS encoding TetR/AcrR family transcriptional regulator, with amino-acid sequence MSKQFSSVFTREPRPAKAAGLDRDQIVRAAVEILDAEGTQALSMRKLGAKLGAGATSLYWYVANKDQLMELVLDEVWGMVETPEPDESSWRELLTTFGYNLRGTLYAHPWSTELIGGFPSLGPNAFRLNDRLRRAFIQAGFSGIDIYMASGTVMCYVLGQVIPDIAFTKAFGGDQMDPAGVIKRMDDLASEYPEMLADYRSQVGMDAAAARAMSFDFGLLCVLDGLEARLRKAHKL; translated from the coding sequence GTGAGCAAACAGTTCTCGTCGGTTTTCACCCGCGAACCCCGTCCCGCGAAGGCGGCGGGGCTGGATCGTGACCAGATCGTCCGGGCGGCTGTCGAAATCCTCGACGCGGAGGGCACGCAGGCGCTGAGCATGCGCAAACTAGGCGCGAAGCTCGGTGCGGGGGCGACGAGTCTCTACTGGTACGTCGCCAACAAGGATCAGCTGATGGAGCTGGTGCTGGACGAGGTCTGGGGCATGGTGGAGACGCCGGAACCCGACGAGTCGTCCTGGCGGGAGTTGCTCACGACCTTCGGCTACAACTTGCGCGGAACGCTCTACGCGCATCCGTGGTCGACGGAGCTGATCGGCGGCTTTCCGAGCTTGGGGCCCAACGCGTTCCGGCTCAACGACCGGTTGCGGCGGGCGTTCATCCAGGCCGGGTTCAGCGGCATCGATATCTACATGGCCAGTGGCACGGTGATGTGTTACGTGCTCGGGCAGGTGATTCCCGACATCGCGTTTACGAAGGCGTTCGGGGGCGACCAGATGGATCCGGCGGGGGTCATCAAACGAATGGACGACCTCGCCTCGGAGTACCCCGAAATGCTGGCCGACTATCGATCGCAGGTTGGCATGGACGCCGCCGCCGCGCGTGCGATGTCCTTCGACTTCGGGCTGCTGTGCGTGCTCGACGGTTTGGAAGCTCGGCTGCGCAAGGCGCACAAGCTCTGA
- a CDS encoding primase C-terminal domain-containing protein: MLRVATEGDRHGRATTQACRYLRRRHETEEAEERQLAHHGPLLRPRRLHPA; encoded by the coding sequence ATGCTTCGAGTTGCGACGGAAGGGGATCGACATGGGCGGGCGACTACCCAAGCCTGTCGGTACCTTCGGCGACGTCACGAAACCGAAGAAGCAGAAGAACGGCAGCTGGCGCACCACGGTCCGCTACTACGGCCCCGCCGGCTCCACCCAGCTTGA